A region of Dehalococcoidia bacterium DNA encodes the following proteins:
- a CDS encoding helix-turn-helix transcriptional regulator, translating to MPRRRREHEPTEDEPVYVISVAARMVGMHEQTLRYYERMGIIRPARSKGRTRLYSRADIERLRQIQRLMDELGVNLAGAEAILKLREHIQALEREIAALQRELQAYRDRLLPAPYSGFPSAESAK from the coding sequence GTGCCCAGGCGCAGGCGGGAGCACGAGCCAACGGAGGACGAGCCTGTATACGTCATCTCGGTGGCTGCCCGTATGGTGGGCATGCACGAGCAGACCCTTCGATACTACGAGCGCATGGGCATCATCAGGCCTGCCCGCTCTAAGGGGCGGACCCGCCTCTACTCGCGGGCAGACATTGAGCGCCTGCGCCAGATCCAGCGGCTCATGGACGAGCTAGGGGTGAACTTGGCGGGGGCCGAGGCCATCTTAAAGCTCCGGGAGCACATCCAAGCCCTGGAGAGGGAGATAGCGGCCCTGCAGCGGGAGCTGCAGGCCTATCGCGACCGCCTCCTGCCAGCGCCCTACTCGGGCTTCCCGTCCGCTGAATCCGCCAAGTGA
- a CDS encoding DnaJ C-terminal domain-containing protein, whose protein sequence is MAGRDYYEILGVSRDASEKEIKRAYRRLARKYHPDLNPGDKEAEERFKEINKAYEVLSDPEKRRLYDLYGEKWEQVAAFQRAQREAGASGPGEATFTWRTGDIFGDLGDLLRGSIFEDLLEGFFGLGRRGPSRGQNVEQEVELSLEEAYTGTSRIVQVTEEDVCPACRGRARALGAICQACRGLGVLVRPKRLEVRIPPGVRDGSRVRVAGEGRPGPMGGPKGDLYLVVRIRPHPRFRREGDDLHTEVEVPVEDAVLGGEVEVTTISGRRVLLRIPPLTQNGRIFRLAGLGMPHLEGGGYGDMYVTVKVRIPEHITEEERELYRRLRELRRSAVRR, encoded by the coding sequence ATGGCTGGTCGGGACTATTACGAGATCCTTGGCGTTTCTCGGGACGCCTCCGAGAAGGAGATAAAGCGGGCCTACAGGCGTCTGGCCCGCAAGTATCACCCCGACCTCAACCCCGGGGACAAGGAGGCCGAGGAGCGTTTCAAGGAGATCAACAAGGCCTACGAGGTGCTCTCTGACCCCGAGAAGCGGCGCCTTTATGACCTTTATGGGGAGAAATGGGAGCAGGTGGCCGCCTTTCAAAGGGCCCAGCGGGAGGCGGGCGCCTCTGGCCCCGGGGAGGCGACATTTACCTGGCGTACAGGCGACATCTTCGGTGACCTGGGGGATCTGCTGCGGGGTTCCATCTTCGAAGACCTGCTGGAGGGCTTCTTCGGCCTGGGCCGGCGAGGCCCCAGCAGGGGCCAGAACGTGGAGCAGGAGGTGGAGCTCTCCCTGGAGGAGGCCTACACCGGCACCAGCCGCATCGTCCAAGTAACCGAGGAGGACGTATGCCCCGCCTGTCGGGGGCGGGCCCGCGCCTTGGGCGCCATCTGTCAGGCCTGCCGCGGGCTGGGGGTGCTCGTGCGCCCCAAGCGGCTGGAGGTGCGCATCCCGCCCGGGGTGAGGGACGGCTCTCGCGTGCGGGTGGCTGGCGAGGGCAGGCCAGGGCCCATGGGCGGCCCCAAGGGTGACCTCTACCTGGTGGTGCGCATCCGTCCCCATCCCCGCTTCCGTAGAGAAGGGGATGACCTGCACACGGAAGTGGAGGTGCCGGTGGAGGACGCCGTTCTCGGTGGGGAGGTGGAGGTGACCACCATCTCCGGCCGCCGCGTCCTCCTCAGGATACCGCCTCTCACCCAGAATGGGCGCATCTTTCGCCTAGCTGGGCTAGGCATGCCCCATCTAGAAGGGGGCGGATATGGCGATATGTATGTCACCGTAAAGGTGCGCATACCCGAGCACATCACCGAGGAGGAGCGGGAGCTGTACCGCCGCCTGAGGGAGCTGCGCCGCTCCGCCGTGAGGCGCTAA
- a CDS encoding Hsp20/alpha crystallin family protein produces the protein MTLVRWDPWEEFRSIRRAMDRLWDELMGRREPVVVEEAMTFPVDMYETDEALVVKAALPGLRPEDVEISVQGDLLTIKGELKREEKVERENYHRRELRYGMCSRTISLPVAVDAEKAEATFEHGILTVTLPKVPEARAKVIRVKAR, from the coding sequence ATGACGCTAGTGCGTTGGGATCCCTGGGAGGAGTTCCGGTCCATCCGCCGGGCCATGGACCGTCTGTGGGATGAGCTCATGGGCCGTCGGGAGCCCGTGGTGGTGGAGGAGGCCATGACCTTCCCGGTGGACATGTACGAGACGGACGAGGCCCTGGTGGTGAAGGCCGCCCTCCCTGGCCTGCGCCCTGAGGATGTGGAGATCTCGGTGCAGGGAGACCTCCTCACCATCAAGGGCGAGCTGAAGCGGGAGGAGAAGGTGGAGCGGGAGAATTATCACCGCCGCGAGTTGCGCTATGGCATGTGCTCCCGCACCATCTCTCTGCCCGTGGCGGTGGACGCTGAAAAGGCCGAGGCCACCTTTGAGCACGGGATCCTGACGGTGACCCTCCCCAAGGTCCCCGAGGCCCGGGCCAAGGTCATCCGGGTCAAGGCCCGCTAG
- a CDS encoding enoyl-CoA hydratase: MAIVGAPYKNILVQQDGDIAIVTMNRPERRNALSLEHMQELRHCLQSIGEDKGTKVVVLRGNGPHFCAGHDLSEMVGRDVSFYRLLFRTCVSLMQTIQEIPQPVIAQVHGMATAAGCQLVATCDLAVAAEDARFATPGVRIGLFCSTPMVALSRNVPRKKAMEMLLTGEPISAQEALLVGLVNKVVPGERLEEETMALARRIARASPLVVGIGKQAFYRQLDMPQPQAYDYTQEVMTLNALAQDAQEGICAFLEKREPRWPSCA; this comes from the coding sequence ATGGCCATCGTTGGGGCGCCTTACAAGAACATCCTGGTGCAGCAGGATGGTGACATCGCCATCGTCACCATGAACCGGCCGGAGCGGCGTAACGCCCTCTCGTTGGAGCATATGCAGGAGCTGCGCCACTGCCTACAGAGCATCGGCGAAGACAAGGGCACGAAGGTGGTGGTGCTGAGGGGCAACGGCCCCCACTTCTGCGCCGGGCATGACCTCTCGGAGATGGTGGGGCGGGACGTCTCCTTCTATCGACTTTTGTTCCGCACCTGCGTTTCCCTGATGCAGACCATTCAGGAGATACCCCAGCCGGTCATTGCCCAGGTACATGGCATGGCCACCGCTGCCGGCTGCCAGCTTGTGGCTACCTGCGACCTAGCGGTGGCAGCGGAGGACGCCCGTTTTGCCACCCCGGGCGTGCGTATCGGCCTTTTCTGCTCTACGCCCATGGTGGCCCTCAGCCGCAACGTGCCCCGCAAGAAGGCCATGGAGATGCTACTCACGGGCGAGCCCATATCGGCCCAGGAGGCGTTGCTGGTGGGCCTGGTCAACAAGGTGGTGCCCGGGGAGAGGCTGGAGGAGGAGACCATGGCTTTGGCCCGGCGCATCGCCCGCGCTAGCCCCCTGGTGGTTGGGATTGGCAAACAGGCCTTTTACCGCCAGCTGGATATGCCTCAGCCTCAGGCCTACGACTACACCCAGGAGGTCATGACCCTCAACGCCCTGGCGCAAGATGCCCAAGAGGGGATATGCGCCTTCCTGGAGAAGCGGGAGCCACGCTGGCCCAGCTGCGCTTAA
- the mnmA gene encoding tRNA 2-thiouridine(34) synthase MnmA — MGRKRVLVAMSGGVDSSVAAALLLEQGYEVVGVTMRLWTIEDPTAPRFHRRCCSVEDVVDAQAAAQVLGIPHYILNFERPFKAMVVDYFVREYSQGRTPNPCIACNQHVKFGPLLEYALALGCDYVATGHYVRVRRQGDRFLLLKGVDAAKDQSYVLYMLGQRELSRSLFPVGEYTKAEVRALARRLGLPNADKPDSSDICFIPDGDYRSFLRRYLSPSPGPIVDLDGRVLGHHQGIIDFTVGQRRGLPHSSHGRPLYVVDIHAPTNTVVVGPEEELLCWELTCRALSFVDDVPPKGPLAVEAKARYRGETVPALLEVLDGQGRVRLLRPLRAVTPGQAIVFYQGERVIGGGIIARRGWAGEEAHAIIAKHSAAPGGGDGHQ; from the coding sequence ATGGGCCGAAAGCGTGTTTTGGTGGCCATGTCTGGGGGCGTGGACTCCTCGGTGGCTGCTGCCCTCCTCCTGGAGCAAGGCTACGAGGTGGTGGGGGTCACTATGCGCCTGTGGACCATCGAGGACCCCACGGCACCCCGTTTCCACCGTCGCTGCTGTTCGGTGGAGGACGTGGTGGATGCCCAAGCGGCTGCTCAGGTCCTGGGCATCCCCCATTACATCCTCAACTTCGAGCGCCCCTTCAAGGCCATGGTGGTGGACTACTTCGTGCGCGAGTACTCCCAGGGCCGCACCCCCAACCCCTGCATCGCCTGCAACCAGCACGTCAAGTTCGGCCCCCTGCTGGAGTACGCTCTCGCCCTGGGCTGTGACTATGTGGCCACCGGCCATTACGTGCGCGTCCGCCGCCAGGGGGACCGCTTCCTCCTCCTGAAGGGGGTGGACGCGGCCAAGGACCAGTCCTACGTCCTCTACATGCTGGGACAGCGAGAGCTGTCCCGTTCTCTTTTTCCCGTGGGGGAGTACACTAAGGCGGAGGTAAGGGCGCTCGCCCGTCGCCTGGGCCTCCCCAACGCCGACAAGCCCGATTCCTCAGACATCTGCTTCATCCCCGATGGCGATTACCGGTCCTTCCTGCGCCGGTACTTGTCCCCCAGCCCAGGGCCCATCGTAGACCTGGATGGCCGGGTGTTGGGGCACCACCAGGGTATCATCGACTTCACGGTGGGCCAGAGGCGGGGCCTGCCCCACAGCAGCCATGGGCGCCCCCTCTACGTGGTGGACATCCACGCCCCCACCAACACCGTGGTGGTAGGCCCGGAGGAGGAGCTCCTATGCTGGGAGCTCACCTGCCGCGCCCTCTCCTTCGTAGATGATGTGCCCCCCAAGGGCCCGCTAGCAGTGGAGGCCAAGGCCCGCTACCGGGGAGAGACGGTGCCTGCCCTCCTGGAGGTGCTGGATGGCCAGGGGAGGGTCCGCCTCCTTAGGCCCCTGCGGGCGGTGACCCCCGGCCAGGCCATCGTGTTCTATCAAGGGGAGAGGGTAATAGGAGGTGGCATCATCGCCCGCCGGGGTTGGGCAGGGGAAGAGGCCCATGCTATAATTGCCAAGCATTCAGCGGCCCCAGGAGGTGGAGATGGGCATCAATAA
- the rsfS gene encoding ribosome silencing factor, whose product MARRLVDVLSEKQASDILLLDLRGVASFTDYFVIATGETRRQLEALLSHLEEELERDGVSLLGREGDPESGWVLLDLGDIVVHIFGPEERSYYDLEGMWHRARPVVRIP is encoded by the coding sequence TTGGCTCGCAGGCTGGTGGACGTGCTTTCAGAAAAGCAAGCAAGCGATATCCTCTTGTTAGACCTGCGCGGCGTAGCTTCCTTCACTGATTATTTCGTCATCGCCACAGGGGAGACGCGACGGCAGCTGGAAGCCCTCTTGTCCCACTTAGAGGAGGAATTGGAAAGGGATGGGGTGAGCCTTCTGGGCCGGGAGGGCGACCCCGAGTCTGGGTGGGTGCTGCTGGACTTGGGGGACATCGTGGTTCACATCTTTGGTCCCGAGGAGAGGTCATACTACGACCTGGAGGGGATGTGGCATCGAGCGAGGCCAGTAGTCCGCATCCCCTGA
- a CDS encoding ATP-binding protein, with translation MVDMERLRVPPSQLRLRIDPSRFRFGRTDEVAPLEEFIGQDRAIQALEFGLSVDRPGYNIFVSGLTGTGRTSAIQAYVQRAIERQREAGRTRIPDDWCYVYNFREPDRPRALRLPAGEGRRLHQVMEDLLEAVRTAVRRAFTSEDYEHRRRELMEGGQQEAQRLMEAAQQEAQRAGFMLRFSPLGVAVIPVLAGRPLGPEEMAALDPLVRKQIEERQRQIMEMVNEVGDRLRALERDIQARLRELDRQVGEAAVNGLFRAVVDQFRHLPQVASFLEELREYTLAHLDLFRDTEMPQPMPRLPGRESPLDPFLAFRCNLFVDNSQTQGPPVIIEHNPTWSNLFGRIERRAFMGAYFSDHTQLRAGSVHRANGGYLILDLNTLALRPGSWDGLKRVIRTREVRLEDPLESFGWLMPQGLQPEPIPVDLKVIITGDPLLYFYLSTYDPDFWELFKVKADFDYQISLTPETLEAYARFISGCCRRDQLRPFDAGAVAKVIEHASRMVDDQEKLTARFGLLRDVLVEADYWAGQEGAPVVQASHVQKALRARYYRLNLVEERVRELIAKGVIMVDVDGAVVGQVNGLAVLDFGDYRFGRPSRITARTFLGQRGVVSIDRESQLSGRIHDKGVFTISGYLGWKYAQDKPLSLSATISFEQAYEPVEGDSASLAELCAIISAIAQVPLRQGLAVTGSVNQKGEVQPVGGVNEKVEGFFEVCRAMGLSGRQGVIIPARNVRHLNLREEVVEAVERGEFHVYAVNTVDEALELLTGMPAGERGPDGTYPEGTLNALVDKRLQEMGEALRRAGRPKEPREKEEEGQEKEPPGEEA, from the coding sequence ATGGTCGATATGGAGCGTCTTCGCGTTCCTCCTTCCCAGTTGCGGCTGAGGATAGACCCCTCCCGCTTCCGCTTTGGCCGCACCGATGAGGTGGCCCCCTTAGAGGAGTTCATCGGCCAGGATAGGGCCATCCAGGCCCTGGAGTTCGGCCTGAGCGTGGACCGCCCCGGCTACAACATCTTCGTCAGCGGCCTCACGGGCACCGGGCGCACCAGCGCCATCCAGGCATATGTGCAAAGGGCCATCGAGCGCCAGCGGGAGGCGGGACGGACACGCATCCCCGACGATTGGTGCTACGTCTACAACTTCCGCGAGCCCGACCGGCCCCGCGCACTCCGCCTGCCAGCCGGCGAGGGGAGGCGGCTGCACCAGGTCATGGAGGACCTTTTGGAGGCGGTGCGCACGGCCGTCAGGAGGGCCTTCACCAGCGAGGACTATGAGCATCGCCGTCGCGAGTTGATGGAGGGAGGGCAACAGGAGGCCCAGCGGCTAATGGAGGCCGCCCAGCAAGAGGCCCAGCGGGCGGGCTTCATGCTCCGCTTCTCCCCCCTGGGCGTGGCCGTCATCCCCGTCCTGGCCGGCCGCCCCCTGGGGCCGGAGGAGATGGCCGCCCTGGACCCTCTCGTGCGTAAGCAGATAGAGGAGCGCCAACGCCAGATCATGGAGATGGTCAACGAGGTGGGCGACCGGCTGCGAGCCCTGGAGCGCGATATCCAGGCCCGTCTCAGGGAGCTGGACCGTCAGGTGGGTGAGGCAGCCGTCAACGGCCTCTTTCGCGCCGTAGTGGATCAGTTCCGCCACCTTCCCCAGGTGGCCTCTTTCCTGGAGGAGCTTCGGGAGTACACCCTGGCCCACCTAGACCTCTTCCGGGACACAGAGATGCCCCAGCCCATGCCAAGGCTCCCTGGGCGGGAGTCGCCCCTTGACCCCTTCCTGGCCTTCCGGTGCAATCTGTTTGTGGACAACTCCCAGACCCAGGGGCCGCCGGTCATCATCGAGCACAACCCCACATGGAGCAACCTCTTTGGGCGCATCGAGCGGCGGGCCTTCATGGGGGCCTACTTCAGCGACCACACCCAGCTGCGGGCTGGCTCCGTCCACCGGGCCAATGGTGGCTACCTCATCCTGGACTTGAACACCTTAGCCCTTCGCCCCGGCTCCTGGGACGGCCTTAAGCGGGTGATCCGCACCCGGGAGGTGCGCCTGGAGGACCCCCTGGAGAGCTTCGGCTGGCTCATGCCCCAGGGGCTGCAGCCGGAGCCCATACCGGTGGACCTGAAGGTTATTATCACCGGCGACCCCCTCCTCTACTTCTACCTCTCCACCTACGACCCAGACTTCTGGGAGCTGTTTAAGGTGAAGGCCGACTTCGACTACCAGATCTCCCTCACGCCCGAGACGCTGGAGGCCTACGCCCGCTTCATCTCCGGCTGTTGTCGGCGCGACCAGCTGCGCCCCTTCGATGCTGGGGCGGTGGCCAAGGTCATCGAGCACGCCTCCCGCATGGTGGACGACCAGGAGAAGCTCACCGCCCGCTTCGGCCTTCTAAGGGATGTGCTGGTGGAGGCCGATTACTGGGCGGGGCAAGAGGGAGCGCCCGTGGTCCAGGCCTCCCACGTGCAGAAGGCCCTGCGCGCCCGCTACTACCGCCTCAACCTGGTGGAGGAAAGGGTGCGGGAGCTCATCGCCAAGGGGGTCATCATGGTGGACGTGGACGGTGCGGTGGTGGGGCAGGTCAACGGCCTGGCCGTGCTGGACTTCGGCGATTACCGCTTCGGCCGGCCCTCCCGCATCACCGCTCGCACCTTCCTGGGGCAGCGGGGGGTAGTGAGCATCGACCGGGAATCCCAGCTCTCTGGCCGCATCCACGATAAGGGCGTCTTTACCATAAGCGGCTATCTGGGGTGGAAGTACGCCCAGGACAAACCCCTCTCCCTCTCGGCCACCATCTCCTTCGAACAGGCCTATGAGCCCGTGGAGGGTGACTCGGCCTCCCTGGCCGAGCTGTGCGCCATCATATCGGCCATCGCCCAGGTGCCCCTGCGGCAGGGCTTGGCCGTCACCGGCTCCGTCAACCAAAAGGGGGAGGTGCAGCCCGTGGGCGGCGTCAACGAGAAGGTGGAGGGGTTCTTCGAGGTGTGCCGGGCTATGGGCCTCTCCGGTCGCCAGGGCGTCATCATCCCCGCCCGCAACGTTCGCCACCTCAACCTGCGGGAGGAGGTGGTGGAGGCGGTAGAGCGAGGGGAGTTCCACGTATACGCCGTCAACACCGTGGACGAGGCCCTGGAGTTGCTGACGGGCATGCCGGCGGGGGAGCGCGGCCCCGATGGCACCTACCCCGAGGGTACCCTCAACGCCCTGGTAGACAAGCGGCTGCAGGAGATGGGGGAGGCCCTGCGGCGGGCCGGCCGCCCCAAGGAGCCTAGGGAAAAAGAAGAGGAGGGGCAGGAGAAGGAGCCCCCAGGGGAGGAGGCCTAA
- the ndk gene encoding nucleoside-diphosphate kinase: MERTLVLIKPDAIQRGLAGEIISRLERRGLRIVAMKMMRLDQSLAHRHYAEHREKPFFPSLVRFITSAPLIACVMEGPHAIEVVRQTMGATDPKKAAPGTIRGDLGLDITHNLVHGSDSPQTAQREIALFFQEDEILSYERDIDRWAFGSGE; the protein is encoded by the coding sequence ATGGAGCGAACCCTGGTGCTCATAAAGCCTGACGCCATACAAAGGGGCCTAGCAGGGGAGATCATATCGCGACTGGAGCGCAGAGGCCTGCGCATCGTGGCCATGAAAATGATGCGCCTGGACCAGTCCCTGGCCCACCGCCACTACGCCGAGCACCGCGAAAAGCCCTTTTTCCCATCCCTGGTGCGGTTCATCACCTCCGCCCCCCTCATCGCCTGCGTGATGGAGGGTCCCCACGCCATAGAAGTGGTGCGCCAGACCATGGGGGCCACCGACCCCAAAAAGGCAGCCCCTGGCACCATCCGCGGCGACCTGGGCCTGGACATCACCCACAACCTCGTCCATGGGTCCGATTCCCCCCAGACGGCCCAGCGGGAGATAGCCCTCTTCTTCCAAGAGGACGAGATCCTAAGCTATGAGCGAGATATAGACCGCTGGGCCTTCGGCTCCGGCGAGTAA
- the tsaB gene encoding tRNA (adenosine(37)-N6)-threonylcarbamoyltransferase complex dimerization subunit type 1 TsaB, which translates to MELAIDTASEMASLALSQDGALVAELSWRCGRTHTVQLLPSIDLLLRQVGRRPGDLQAIFVCSGPGSYMGLRVGIAAAQGLAYALGLPVVGVGRLEAEAYPHLLCGRPVVALHRAGRGQVAWAAYAPTGEEVVPPRLSTLDEALAQAPPQALFCGEVPKETAEAIAARGGRVVEGARGQRRAAYIAELGYRRWRIGQGVPPWQLRPIYLREAV; encoded by the coding sequence TTGGAGCTAGCCATAGACACCGCTTCGGAGATGGCATCGCTGGCCCTGTCACAGGATGGCGCCTTGGTGGCTGAGCTCTCCTGGCGGTGCGGCCGCACCCACACTGTGCAGCTCCTGCCGTCCATCGATCTCCTCCTGCGGCAGGTGGGGCGCCGCCCAGGGGACCTGCAGGCCATCTTCGTCTGCTCGGGCCCCGGCAGCTATATGGGACTGCGAGTGGGCATCGCCGCCGCCCAAGGCCTGGCCTACGCCCTGGGCCTGCCCGTGGTGGGTGTGGGACGCCTGGAGGCGGAAGCATACCCTCACCTTCTGTGCGGCCGGCCGGTGGTGGCCCTCCACCGGGCGGGGAGGGGGCAGGTGGCCTGGGCCGCCTATGCCCCAACTGGAGAGGAGGTGGTGCCACCCCGCCTCTCCACCCTGGACGAGGCGCTAGCCCAAGCGCCCCCGCAGGCCCTCTTTTGTGGCGAGGTCCCTAAGGAGACGGCGGAGGCCATCGCCGCCCGGGGCGGGAGGGTGGTGGAGGGGGCGCGGGGCCAGCGCCGCGCCGCCTACATCGCCGAGCTAGGCTACAGGCGCTGGCGCATCGGCCAGGGCGTGCCCCCTTGGCAGCTACGGCCCATCTACCTGCGGGAGGCCGTGTGA
- the tsaE gene encoding tRNA (adenosine(37)-N6)-threonylcarbamoyltransferase complex ATPase subunit type 1 TsaE gives MKTVTLESRGPQQTRRLGQRLARALRPGDVLLLSGPLGSGKTVLVQGLARALGIREGVSSKSFVLLGEYRGRIKLYHADLYRLEGPAEAQDLGLDEYCGDGVLAVEWPERAWRALPQDALLIFLEITGERTRRITLKATGPRSAELLASLEGRGWS, from the coding sequence GTGAAGACGGTGACTCTGGAGTCCCGCGGGCCCCAACAGACGCGGCGCTTAGGGCAACGTCTGGCCCGGGCCCTGCGGCCAGGCGACGTCCTCCTCCTCTCAGGCCCCCTGGGGTCGGGCAAGACGGTACTGGTGCAGGGCCTGGCCCGAGCCCTGGGCATCCGCGAGGGGGTCAGCAGCAAGTCCTTCGTCCTGCTGGGGGAATATCGGGGGCGCATCAAGCTCTACCACGCCGACCTCTACCGTCTGGAGGGGCCAGCGGAGGCCCAGGACCTGGGCCTGGACGAGTACTGCGGCGATGGCGTCCTGGCGGTGGAGTGGCCGGAACGGGCGTGGCGGGCCTTGCCCCAAGACGCCCTCCTCATCTTCCTGGAGATCACGGGGGAGCGCACGCGCCGCATCACTCTTAAAGCCACGGGTCCCCGTAGCGCTGAGCTTCTGGCCTCTTTGGAGGGACGGGGTTGGAGCTAG
- the thiL gene encoding thiamine-phosphate kinase → MEVREIGEFGLIERLRRALTGGHPRLLVGIGDDAAVWRAEGRFLLFTIDSLVSGVHFLPGRHPWEDVGWKALAVNISDIMAMGGVPEVAVVALALPPDMPLDHVDSLYQGLEECARTYDVTLAGGDIVQAPQVSIGVALVGRALEGPEGPLLLRRDGARPGHVVAVSGPLGGSAAGLRRLLAGAPADDPLVRVHLRPHPPLALGQEAARKGIPCAIDISDGLLQDLGHVARMSGVGIELWAHRIPIPQEVWSAFSREALTLACAGGEDYQLALVGREDIVLSLTPPLTVIGRVIEGEGVRVLDERGHDVTPQERGWNHLRQR, encoded by the coding sequence GTGGAAGTCCGGGAGATAGGCGAGTTCGGGCTCATCGAGAGGCTCAGGCGGGCCCTGACGGGGGGCCATCCCCGACTCCTGGTGGGCATTGGGGACGACGCCGCTGTCTGGCGGGCAGAGGGGCGATTTCTCCTTTTCACCATCGATAGCCTGGTGTCGGGCGTCCACTTCCTCCCCGGACGTCATCCGTGGGAGGACGTGGGGTGGAAGGCCCTGGCCGTCAATATCAGCGACATCATGGCCATGGGAGGGGTGCCGGAGGTGGCGGTGGTGGCCCTTGCCCTGCCGCCAGATATGCCTCTGGACCATGTCGACTCCCTATACCAGGGGCTGGAGGAGTGCGCCCGTACCTACGATGTGACCTTAGCAGGTGGCGACATCGTGCAAGCGCCCCAGGTGAGCATAGGCGTAGCCCTGGTGGGCCGTGCCCTGGAGGGGCCAGAGGGGCCTCTGCTGCTGAGAAGGGATGGAGCGCGCCCTGGGCATGTGGTGGCCGTCTCCGGGCCCTTGGGGGGGTCGGCAGCCGGGCTGCGACGCCTTCTGGCCGGCGCCCCCGCCGACGACCCCCTAGTACGGGTTCACCTGCGCCCCCATCCCCCCCTAGCCCTAGGGCAAGAGGCAGCCCGCAAGGGCATCCCTTGTGCCATCGATATCTCTGATGGCCTCTTGCAGGACCTGGGGCATGTGGCCCGCATGAGCGGCGTGGGCATCGAGCTCTGGGCCCACCGTATCCCCATCCCCCAGGAGGTGTGGTCAGCCTTCTCCCGGGAGGCCCTGACCCTGGCCTGCGCCGGGGGCGAGGACTACCAGTTGGCCCTGGTAGGAAGGGAGGACATCGTCCTCTCCCTCACGCCCCCTCTCACGGTCATCGGCCGCGTCATAGAGGGGGAAGGGGTAAGGGTATTGGACGAACGAGGCCACGACGTGACCCCTCAGGAACGGGGATGGAACCACTTGCGCCAACGGTGA
- a CDS encoding metallophosphoesterase family protein: MRIAIISDVHANLAALEAVLRDAEQRKALDAVWCLGDMVGYGPQPRECLARLREVVSVCVVGNHDLAAIGHLSTEDFNPDAAAAARWTARQLAEADREYIYSLPQVVREGDFTLVHGTLRWPVWEYLYSYEAAQAHLRRQQTPFSLVGHTHVPTLVVEDGRYPYGCELFYLEDGATVTLDPSRRLVINPGGVGQPRDGDPRASYAVYDVEQGTITIHRVEYEIEATQRLMMEAGLPRWLIQRLSLGR, encoded by the coding sequence ATGCGTATCGCCATCATCTCCGACGTCCACGCTAACTTGGCCGCTCTGGAGGCTGTCCTCCGGGATGCGGAGCAAAGGAAGGCCCTGGACGCCGTATGGTGTCTGGGGGACATGGTGGGCTATGGCCCTCAGCCCCGGGAGTGTCTGGCGCGCCTGCGGGAGGTGGTGTCCGTATGCGTGGTGGGCAATCATGACCTGGCAGCCATCGGCCACCTATCTACCGAGGACTTCAACCCGGATGCCGCCGCTGCCGCCCGCTGGACCGCCCGCCAGCTGGCGGAGGCTGATAGGGAGTATATCTATAGCCTCCCCCAGGTGGTGAGGGAAGGGGATTTTACCCTAGTGCACGGGACCCTGCGGTGGCCGGTCTGGGAGTACCTGTACTCTTATGAGGCGGCCCAGGCCCATCTGCGGCGCCAGCAGACGCCTTTCAGCCTGGTGGGCCATACCCACGTCCCCACGCTAGTGGTGGAGGACGGGCGTTATCCCTACGGCTGCGAGCTCTTCTACCTGGAGGATGGAGCCACCGTGACCTTGGATCCCTCGCGGCGTTTGGTCATCAACCCAGGGGGCGTGGGGCAGCCTCGCGACGGCGACCCCCGCGCATCTTACGCCGTTTACGACGTGGAGCAAGGGACTATCACCATCCACCGTGTGGAGTACGAAATCGAGGCCACGCAGCGGCTTATGATGGAGGCCGGCCTGCCCCGTTGGCTTATCCAGCGCCTGTCCCTGGGCCGTTAG